In Vibrio sp. STUT-A11, a genomic segment contains:
- a CDS encoding efflux RND transporter periplasmic adaptor subunit — protein MRRKTTLSLLIASSLFMAGCQPSQEGTNQGGGAAQATEVEVMTVEPVRQMLTVELPGRSRAFKEAEVRPQVSGIVSERNFVEGSVVEQGQSLYQIDDSTYQAALLSAEAELIRANATEESTFATVKRYRALISKKSISQQDLDEAEAAYKEAKAQALVAKAAINTAKINLSYTQVKAPISGVIGKSSVTAGALVTANQSDTLATIQQLDPINIDIVQSSAQLLRLKSALAEGHIQQDESAEVTLELEDGSTYAHKGTMKFVEVNVDESTGSVTLRAEFPNPDGLLLPGMFVRATVITGVDPEAILVPQNTVTRDARGQATVMVVNADNEVVSTPVATAEVVDNQWRIIDGLKAGDKVITAGLQKVGPGSSVSIQTGEQE, from the coding sequence ATGAGACGTAAAACTACGCTATCGCTGTTGATTGCGTCGAGCCTATTTATGGCTGGATGCCAACCAAGTCAAGAAGGTACGAATCAAGGCGGTGGTGCCGCACAGGCAACAGAAGTTGAAGTGATGACGGTTGAACCTGTTCGTCAAATGTTAACCGTAGAGTTGCCGGGTCGCAGCCGTGCGTTCAAAGAAGCAGAAGTTCGCCCACAGGTGAGTGGTATTGTCTCGGAACGTAACTTTGTAGAAGGTAGTGTTGTCGAACAAGGTCAGTCTCTGTATCAGATTGACGACTCAACCTACCAAGCGGCTCTATTAAGTGCTGAAGCAGAATTGATCCGCGCGAATGCGACTGAAGAATCCACCTTTGCAACGGTTAAGCGTTACCGTGCCCTAATTTCGAAAAAATCGATCAGTCAACAAGATCTCGATGAGGCGGAAGCGGCTTATAAAGAAGCGAAAGCTCAAGCGTTAGTAGCAAAAGCGGCCATCAATACTGCGAAAATCAATTTGTCTTACACTCAGGTTAAGGCTCCTATCAGTGGTGTCATTGGTAAATCAAGTGTCACCGCTGGTGCCTTGGTTACTGCTAACCAGTCTGACACGTTAGCGACGATCCAACAGCTTGATCCAATTAATATCGACATCGTGCAGTCATCAGCTCAATTGCTACGTCTGAAATCTGCTCTGGCGGAAGGACATATCCAGCAAGACGAGTCAGCCGAAGTAACTTTAGAATTAGAAGATGGCTCGACCTATGCGCACAAAGGCACGATGAAGTTTGTCGAAGTGAATGTCGATGAGAGCACCGGCAGTGTCACGCTTCGTGCGGAATTCCCTAACCCAGATGGGTTGCTTTTACCAGGTATGTTTGTTCGTGCCACAGTAATTACGGGTGTGGACCCTGAAGCGATACTTGTTCCTCAAAACACGGTAACTCGTGATGCGAGGGGACAAGCGACCGTCATGGTTGTTAACGCAGACAACGAAGTTGTCTCGACTCCGGTAGCGACAGCTGAAGTAGTTGATAACCAATGGCGTATTATCGACGGCCTAAAAGCGGGCGATAAAGTGATTACGGCTGGTCTACAAAAGGTAGGGCCGGGTAGTTCTGTAAGCATTCAAACCGGTGAACAGGAGTAA